A stretch of Blautia liquoris DNA encodes these proteins:
- a CDS encoding helix-turn-helix domain-containing protein: MTAGEKIRYYREMYGLSQEKLGQLADINSATIKKYEYGIRNPKIEQLKKIADAFGISICLFLDFDIETVSDIMSLLFKLEDETDMCFEAIQDDAGNFIPESVKLSFQNQDINERLCTYLKEKHSLEEKCQKARTPLDDELTKLKMHLSDDSMVTKKKKHC, translated from the coding sequence ATGACTGCAGGAGAAAAGATCAGATATTATAGAGAGATGTATGGACTATCGCAGGAAAAACTCGGTCAGCTTGCCGATATCAATTCTGCGACGATAAAAAAATACGAGTACGGAATCCGAAACCCGAAGATTGAGCAGCTGAAAAAAATTGCAGATGCTTTTGGTATCAGTATCTGTCTTTTTCTTGATTTTGATATCGAGACAGTCTCCGATATTATGTCCCTACTCTTTAAACTGGAGGATGAGACAGATATGTGTTTTGAAGCAATACAAGATGATGCCGGAAACTTTATCCCCGAAAGTGTAAAACTCTCTTTTCAAAACCAGGATATCAACGAAAGACTCTGCACCTATCTAAAAGAGAAACATTCACTGGAAGAAAAGTGCCAAAAGGCCAGAACCCCCTTGGATGATGAACTTACAAAACTAAAAATGCATCTGTCGGATGATTCTATGGTAACGAAAAAAAAGAAGCACTGCTAG